One segment of Solanum lycopersicum chromosome 1, SLM_r2.1 DNA contains the following:
- the LOC101255535 gene encoding AT-hook motif nuclear-localized protein 22 — protein sequence MDQLTAHGRPLPPPFHTRDVQLQNNNPHLHAQFHHIQQQQKSEDEQQSGHRNQKRDRDDNFSLNPDPSGSMDSKGNNTIGDGGRRPRGRPAGSKNKPKPPIIITRDSANALRSHVMEIATGCDIQESISNFATRRQRGVCILSASGTVTNVTIRQPASPGAVVTLHGRFEILSLSGSYLPPPAPPAASGLTIYLAGGQGQVVGGSVVGPLNASGPVVIMAASFGNAAYERLPLEDEESPVGQQGSGGNLGTSTNQGAAAAQQIMGTDPNANNLLQGLPQNLLNSCQLPPAEAYWGPGARPPY from the exons ATGGATCAATTAACAGCTCATGGTCGTCCTCTTCCACCTCCTTTTCACACAAGAGATGTTCAGTTACAGAATAACAATCCTCATCTCCACGCACAGTTCCATCACATACAGCAACAGCAGAAGAGTGAAGATGAACAACAAAGCGGACATCGAAATCAAAAACGAGATCGTGACGATAACTTCAGTTTAAATCCTGATCCATCTGGTTCCATGGATAGCAAAGGAAACAACACTATTGGAGATGGCGGTAGAAGACCAAGAGGAAGACCAGCTGGTTCAAAAAACAAACCAAAACCACCAATTATTATTACTCGGGATAGCGCAAACGCTTTGAGATCTCATGTGATGGAAATCGCTACTGGATGTGATATACAAGAAAGTATATCAAACTTCGCAACAAGAAGACAACGAGGTGTTTGCATATTAAGTGCCAGCGGAACTGTTACAAACGTTACAATTAG ACAACCCGCGTCTCCGGGTGCGGTGGTAACTCTACATGGGAGATTTGAAATCTTATCTCTTTCCGGTTCCTACTTACCACCGCCAGCACCGCCAGCCGCATCAGGGCTGACGATATACTTGGCCGGAGGACAAGGCCAAGTAGTTGGCGGTAGCGTTGTTGGGCCGTTGAACGCTTCAGGTCCGGTGGTGATAATGGCGGCTtcgtttgggaatgcagcctaTGAAAGACTTCCACTTGAAGACGAAGAATCGCCGGTGGGGCAGCAAGGAAGTGGAGGAAATTTAGGAACAAGTACTAATCAAGGTGCAGCAGCAGCACAACAAATTATGGGTACTGATCCAAATGCTAATAATTTACTACAAGGATTGCCTCAAAATCTACTAAATTCATGTCAATTACCACCAGCTGAAGCTTATTGGGGACCAGGAGCTCGTCCTCcttattga